From Candidatus Neomarinimicrobiota bacterium, a single genomic window includes:
- a CDS encoding amidophosphoribosyltransferase, with translation MQRKKSINEKCGVFGIYGHDEASTITYHGLFALQHRGQESSGIVSTDGKLSYKHLGMGLVADIFSEPKVLEELKGHIAIGHNRYSTTGASKIANIQPLVFNLFDYQIAISHNGNLVNTASLRKKLMEEGTIFQTTTDTELIIHLMAKSKSNKIEDKIRDALNIVTGAYSMVLMTEKYLIAVRDPHGFRPLCVGKLGDCYVFASESCAFDLIEAEYIRDVKPGEIIIIDEDGLHSFEGECTPKYCIFEYVYFSRPDSRVFGEFVDKTRRQLGRNLADEADVEDADIVISVPDSSNTTALGYASRSGKKFEIGLIRNHYVGRTFINPRQDQRDFGVKIKFNTVGGVLKDKKVIVVDDSIVRGTTLKKLTKLLKNAGCKEIHVRISSPPIKHPCYYGLDFPSTEELIAGKMSVDEIKEYLGVDSLHYLSTENMLGATSKDPSEFCSACFTGEYPIKVNEKQDKEIFEN, from the coding sequence ATGCAGCGTAAAAAAAGTATAAATGAAAAATGCGGAGTATTCGGAATATACGGACACGACGAAGCGTCCACAATCACATACCACGGGCTATTTGCCTTGCAACATCGTGGTCAGGAATCGTCCGGAATCGTTTCAACTGACGGCAAGTTGTCGTATAAACATCTTGGAATGGGTCTTGTCGCGGATATTTTTTCGGAACCAAAAGTATTAGAAGAGCTTAAAGGACATATTGCGATCGGGCATAACAGATATTCCACTACAGGAGCATCCAAGATTGCGAATATCCAGCCATTGGTCTTCAACTTGTTTGATTACCAGATAGCCATATCACATAATGGTAATTTAGTGAACACGGCGTCTCTTCGAAAAAAACTTATGGAAGAAGGGACTATTTTTCAAACAACTACAGATACCGAACTGATTATTCACCTCATGGCAAAGAGCAAATCCAATAAAATTGAAGATAAAATTAGAGACGCTCTAAACATTGTTACGGGAGCATATTCAATGGTCCTTATGACAGAAAAATATCTAATTGCGGTTAGAGATCCGCACGGATTCAGACCGTTATGTGTAGGCAAGCTGGGTGATTGTTATGTATTTGCCTCTGAATCTTGTGCATTTGATCTGATTGAGGCGGAATACATCCGTGATGTGAAACCGGGCGAAATTATCATCATTGACGAAGATGGACTTCATTCATTCGAAGGTGAATGCACTCCAAAATACTGTATTTTTGAATATGTTTATTTCTCTCGCCCGGACAGTCGCGTATTTGGAGAATTTGTTGATAAGACACGGAGACAATTAGGTAGAAATCTTGCTGATGAAGCGGATGTGGAAGATGCGGACATAGTTATATCAGTGCCTGATAGCAGTAACACCACGGCATTAGGTTATGCATCAAGATCCGGCAAAAAGTTTGAAATCGGATTGATAAGAAACCATTATGTCGGAAGAACTTTTATTAATCCAAGACAGGACCAAAGAGACTTTGGAGTAAAAATAAAGTTTAACACTGTTGGAGGCGTGCTGAAAGATAAGAAAGTTATTGTTGTGGATGATTCAATCGTCAGGGGCACGACTTTAAAGAAATTAACGAAATTACTAAAGAATGCAGGCTGTAAAGAAATTCATGTGCGAATCTCCAGCCCTCCAATTAAGCATCCATGCTATTATGGTCTTGATTTCCCATCCACAGAAGAGTTAATTGCGGGAAAAATGAGTGTGGATGAAATAAAAGAATATTTAGGAGTAGATTCTCTTCATTATCTATCCACGGAAAATATGCTCGGCGCCACAAGTAAGGACCCTTCCGAATTTTGCAGCGCCTGTTTTACCGGCGAGTATCCAATAAAAGTAAATGAAAAACAGGATAAAGAGATATTTGAAAATTAG
- a CDS encoding HD domain-containing protein, with the protein MTKLSEYTSDSVAKAFADIRKSHDEGNSGRDTSLKLTQLANSAVISISKSLGIKGVAICAMGGFGRCQLSPYSDIDLLTVYIEESKTEKESIAKLVRTLWDLGWTVSHNFVNMIELKDQALSDLHFFSSLLDLRIIQSETEVLAALINVLQSEIFPSRFKTFPFLKLKEIHSRHKKFGLTSRMLEPNIKESAGGLRDVHSLIWLYLTSDLLHPLEDVSLYPRHDEIINKLSKKHGWHNALTERLLEATDLMLRVRHEIHYLKKSNNNYLTFDIRDQVANNLSIANEDVQTFLRNYYRASRNISRALRLSEEYTNDSSAPALSHKEKHKEIFSNIFSDGNRLYLTNYDSILLENKIEKIMDLFRYSKISDLRLSSGLLYKIEHQIIGQKYSSEDKQKSADIFFSLFSDVSNLASILRQLFESGLLQLLIPELDDIYCYAPKSKYHYYTTDEHTMRALEVLEELADLQGFGELNELMRNIGNMEELLLAVLFHDMAKPFEKTEAQHVVEGANKTELILIKMNFKGDVELVKTLIKNHLLMEHVAFRRDLMLHETIEKFVSLINKKSILDCLYLLTYADLYAVNPNVWSEWKKSLLSQLHRNTVDYYSGLRLTDVQEFDEALIKELSEVYKVDKIRKILKMLPASYQRDFDSRQIIEHFKMADNVGNKSVCLESKSYYNFSGVTVVTGDRPFLLSDICGVFAVNDVSVFEAKIYTREDGIIIDNFHVVSSEHGGPLESELIVKLEQEMIKVLNNQISTDDLFKNHMKRWKWKKTEKVRIPIRIEFEETKKFSIIDITGGDKPGLLYSFTRALSKMGLIIYSAKISTKVDGLIDSFYLLDEKGNKVGINVSEDEIREAIISEIEKDVL; encoded by the coding sequence ATGACTAAACTTTCTGAATACACCTCTGATTCTGTAGCAAAAGCATTTGCCGATATACGAAAATCTCACGATGAAGGGAATTCCGGTCGAGATACATCATTAAAACTAACACAACTTGCAAATTCGGCCGTCATCTCAATATCAAAATCTTTGGGAATAAAAGGAGTGGCTATCTGCGCTATGGGCGGATTCGGAAGATGTCAATTATCACCATACTCTGATATTGATTTACTTACGGTTTATATAGAAGAGTCTAAGACAGAAAAAGAATCGATCGCTAAATTGGTTCGTACTTTATGGGATTTAGGATGGACTGTATCGCACAACTTTGTAAATATGATTGAATTAAAAGATCAAGCGTTGTCGGACTTGCATTTCTTTTCTTCTTTACTGGATCTTAGAATTATTCAATCAGAAACTGAAGTACTGGCAGCTCTAATAAATGTTTTGCAGAGTGAAATATTCCCTTCGCGTTTTAAGACTTTTCCATTTCTTAAACTAAAGGAAATCCATTCTCGCCATAAAAAATTTGGCTTGACGAGTAGAATGTTAGAGCCGAATATAAAGGAGAGCGCAGGCGGTCTCAGGGACGTGCATTCGCTCATATGGCTATATCTTACTTCCGATTTGCTTCACCCTCTTGAGGATGTTTCTCTTTATCCGCGGCATGATGAAATTATAAATAAGTTATCAAAAAAACATGGATGGCATAATGCTCTGACCGAGCGACTTTTAGAGGCAACAGACTTGATGCTGCGAGTGAGGCACGAAATCCACTATTTAAAAAAGAGTAATAACAACTATCTGACGTTTGATATTCGCGACCAAGTCGCAAATAATTTGTCGATAGCAAATGAAGATGTACAAACTTTTTTAAGAAATTATTACAGAGCTTCGCGAAATATTTCAAGAGCGTTAAGGCTTTCGGAGGAATATACAAATGATTCTTCCGCACCCGCATTATCACATAAAGAAAAGCACAAAGAAATATTTTCAAATATATTCTCTGATGGGAACCGACTCTATTTAACAAATTACGATTCTATCTTACTTGAAAATAAAATTGAAAAAATAATGGACTTGTTTCGATATTCTAAGATAAGCGACCTAAGATTATCCTCAGGACTTCTCTATAAAATAGAACATCAGATAATTGGCCAAAAATATTCTTCGGAGGATAAACAGAAATCCGCTGATATATTCTTTTCGCTGTTCAGCGATGTCTCCAATCTTGCCTCAATATTAAGACAGCTTTTTGAGTCAGGGCTGTTACAATTACTTATTCCCGAACTTGATGATATATACTGCTATGCTCCGAAGAGTAAATATCATTACTACACTACGGATGAGCATACAATGAGAGCCTTAGAGGTATTAGAGGAATTGGCTGATTTGCAGGGTTTTGGAGAACTGAATGAGTTGATGAGAAATATTGGGAATATGGAAGAATTGCTATTGGCTGTCCTGTTTCACGATATGGCAAAGCCCTTTGAAAAAACAGAAGCGCAACACGTAGTCGAAGGAGCGAATAAAACTGAATTAATCCTTATAAAGATGAATTTCAAGGGCGATGTTGAATTGGTAAAAACCTTAATTAAGAACCACCTGCTGATGGAGCACGTTGCATTTAGACGTGATTTGATGCTTCATGAGACAATTGAAAAATTTGTTAGTTTAATAAATAAGAAATCAATATTGGATTGTTTGTATCTATTGACGTATGCAGACCTATACGCTGTTAATCCCAACGTGTGGTCAGAATGGAAAAAATCATTGCTCAGTCAGCTCCATAGAAATACAGTGGATTATTATAGCGGATTGCGCCTGACAGATGTGCAAGAATTTGATGAAGCATTAATAAAAGAGCTGAGTGAAGTGTACAAAGTTGATAAGATACGAAAAATTCTTAAAATGCTTCCGGCATCATATCAAAGAGATTTCGACAGCCGCCAAATAATAGAACATTTTAAGATGGCTGATAATGTTGGAAACAAATCAGTATGCTTGGAGAGTAAAAGTTATTACAATTTCAGCGGAGTTACGGTAGTTACAGGTGATAGGCCATTTCTGTTATCCGATATTTGCGGAGTATTTGCTGTAAATGATGTGAGCGTATTTGAAGCAAAAATATATACGAGGGAGGATGGAATCATTATCGATAATTTCCATGTAGTATCCTCTGAACATGGCGGTCCCTTGGAAAGTGAACTAATAGTAAAGCTTGAACAAGAGATGATAAAGGTACTGAATAATCAGATAAGTACAGATGACTTGTTTAAGAATCACATGAAACGTTGGAAATGGAAAAAAACTGAAAAAGTCAGAATTCCAATTCGCATAGAATTTGAAGAAACAAAGAAGTTTTCTATTATCGATATTACCGGTGGTGATAAACCAGGGTTACTTTATTCTTTTACAAGAGCTCTATCAAAAATGGGACTAATAATCTATTCCGCTAAAATCTCCACAAAGGTAGATGGTTTAATAGATTCCTTTTATTTACTTGATGAAAAGGGCAACAAAGTAGGGATAAATGTAAGCGAAGACGAAATCAGAGAAGCTATAATTAGTGAAATAGAGAAAGATGTTTTATGA
- a CDS encoding PHP domain-containing protein, with protein MYEKVGCIHMHSVYSDGSGTFEEIIKAGQSAKLDYLMFTDHFTLQPIKDGYEGWNNDLLTVIGYEHNDVNDENHYMLFGIDEVMPNDLSAKEYVELASQKGALGIIAHPDEIRRHLESYPPYPWTHWELDGFDSIEIWNQMSHWIEGLTKWNKIWRWLHPRSSMVTPTDRILEMWDSLSLKRRISGIGGVDAHQHMHRLPIGIKVKIFPYKVLFNTIRTHLLFYEPIKSGDHVVDTKNRFINAIRSARCFISNYKLGDARGFRFWAEYNGKDYNMGQEIDLVEGEVILNVAIPEKAAIRFVHNGKRAGRIFSEEATRIVGEAGVYRVEVYQGGKGWIYSNHIRIRKLGNNAA; from the coding sequence ATGTACGAGAAAGTAGGCTGCATCCATATGCATTCGGTTTACTCCGACGGTTCCGGTACGTTTGAAGAGATTATCAAAGCAGGTCAATCCGCAAAATTAGACTATTTAATGTTTACGGATCATTTCACTCTACAACCGATTAAAGACGGTTACGAGGGATGGAATAATGATTTATTGACTGTAATCGGATATGAGCATAACGACGTAAATGATGAAAATCATTATATGTTATTTGGCATAGATGAAGTAATGCCGAATGATCTCTCGGCTAAAGAGTATGTGGAACTCGCCTCTCAAAAAGGGGCCCTCGGTATCATAGCGCATCCTGACGAGATTCGCCGTCATCTTGAATCCTACCCTCCTTATCCATGGACTCATTGGGAACTCGATGGATTTGATTCGATTGAAATTTGGAATCAAATGTCTCATTGGATTGAGGGTTTAACTAAATGGAATAAGATCTGGAGATGGCTGCATCCCCGCTCTTCGATGGTAACTCCCACGGACAGAATACTTGAAATGTGGGATTCTCTGAGTCTGAAAAGAAGGATAAGCGGAATTGGAGGAGTTGATGCCCATCAGCATATGCACCGACTTCCGATTGGAATAAAAGTAAAGATATTTCCTTATAAAGTTTTGTTTAATACCATTCGAACTCACTTGCTTTTTTATGAACCGATAAAATCAGGAGACCATGTAGTTGATACAAAGAATCGGTTTATAAATGCCATTAGAAGCGCAAGATGTTTCATCAGCAATTACAAACTTGGTGATGCGCGCGGATTCAGATTTTGGGCAGAGTATAATGGGAAAGATTATAATATGGGTCAGGAAATTGACCTGGTCGAAGGAGAAGTAATCCTGAATGTCGCTATTCCGGAAAAGGCGGCGATTCGATTTGTTCACAACGGTAAAAGGGCAGGTCGAATATTTAGCGAAGAGGCCACCAGAATAGTTGGTGAAGCAGGTGTATACAGAGTAGAAGTCTATCAGGGCGGAAAGGGATGGATTTACTCAAATCATATCAGAATTAGAAAGCTAGGAAATAATGCAGCGTAA
- a CDS encoding RidA family protein, with protein MTKIVISTQNAPAPVGAYNQAIVTGNLIFVSGQIPLDPDTGELIDGDFKARCNRVLENLKAIVESAGSSIDKIVKTNVYLTDLSNFSEVNETYAEFFKYDPPARAAVEVSKLPLGVDIEIECIAEL; from the coding sequence ATGACTAAAATTGTTATAAGTACGCAAAATGCGCCCGCCCCTGTTGGGGCATATAATCAGGCTATAGTCACAGGTAATCTGATTTTTGTATCTGGTCAAATCCCTTTGGACCCTGATACCGGTGAATTGATCGACGGAGATTTTAAGGCGCGCTGTAATAGGGTATTAGAGAATCTGAAAGCGATCGTAGAATCTGCCGGATCAAGTATTGATAAAATTGTAAAGACTAATGTTTATCTAACTGATCTATCTAATTTTTCGGAGGTAAACGAAACGTATGCTGAATTTTTCAAATACGATCCTCCTGCTCGAGCGGCGGTAGAAGTATCAAAATTACCGTTAGGCGTTGATATAGAAATTGAATGTATTGCAGAACTATAA
- a CDS encoding DNA-binding protein → MEYLKTAYGYQVRMETGEEIQRTLSELMDNLNLQGGVVMGIGALSSYSLGYYDIHKKEYIRKDYNENVELLSCIGNMAHKGEKKIAHLHAIISNVNMETRGGHLFEGIISATGEFSLIDSKVRMNRLDSDAALPLLNLTDK, encoded by the coding sequence ATGGAATATCTCAAAACAGCATATGGTTATCAGGTTCGCATGGAAACGGGAGAGGAAATTCAAAGGACTCTTTCAGAATTAATGGATAATCTGAATTTACAAGGCGGTGTTGTAATGGGAATTGGAGCATTGTCCTCCTATTCACTCGGCTATTATGACATTCATAAAAAAGAATATATACGCAAAGATTATAATGAAAACGTAGAACTGTTATCTTGCATTGGGAATATGGCACATAAGGGCGAAAAGAAAATTGCTCATCTTCATGCAATAATATCAAATGTTAATATGGAAACTCGAGGTGGACATCTGTTTGAGGGGATTATTTCCGCAACCGGTGAATTTTCACTAATAGATTCAAAAGTAAGGATGAACAGACTCGACAGTGATGCGGCATTACCTCTGCTAAATCTCACCGATAAATAA
- a CDS encoding sodium-dependent transporter, which produces MNSNTAEREKWGSKIGFILAAAGSAIGLGNIWKFPYMTYTNDGGAFVLMYLISILLIGLPIMIAEIIIGRRTQLSPVGAMAALGGKNWTWLGWLGVATGFIILSYYSVVAGWTLEYVVKSVSGAFNNQTTDQVTQQFVDFVSDPYRQIFWHALFMGITVFVVTGGVSRGIERSARILMPILFIIILILVGLALTTEGAGRAIRFLFRPNFSELSGAGFLEALGHAFFSLSLGMGAMITYGSYMDKKSSIPKAALIVTGLDTMIAILACLMIFPIIMTFDLVPTKSAGILFTTLPVVFMKLPGGNIFSILFFTLVAFAALTSAISLLEVVASYLIDQLRWTRKKATIITGSAIFTFGIFSALSNGAVGWLSNFNIIGRENTAGFFNTFDYLASNFLLPIGGFFIAVFTGWILSKTIKKEEFGLQSSRFFSYPLWDKAIKYLAPLAVGSIIIAVLLGKEFQ; this is translated from the coding sequence ATGAATTCTAACACAGCAGAAAGGGAAAAATGGGGATCTAAAATCGGTTTTATTTTAGCGGCAGCAGGTTCTGCGATTGGATTAGGGAATATATGGAAATTTCCTTATATGACCTATACCAATGATGGCGGAGCATTTGTGCTGATGTATCTTATTTCTATCCTTTTGATTGGATTGCCGATAATGATAGCTGAAATTATTATTGGAAGAAGAACTCAGCTGAGTCCTGTGGGAGCGATGGCTGCATTAGGTGGGAAAAATTGGACTTGGCTTGGTTGGCTTGGCGTTGCAACGGGCTTCATAATTCTTTCTTACTATAGTGTGGTCGCAGGCTGGACCTTGGAATATGTTGTGAAATCTGTTTCCGGTGCGTTTAATAACCAAACAACAGACCAGGTTACTCAACAGTTTGTAGATTTTGTTTCTGACCCATACAGACAGATATTTTGGCATGCGTTATTCATGGGAATTACGGTATTTGTGGTAACAGGTGGAGTAAGTCGCGGAATCGAGCGATCTGCCCGAATACTTATGCCTATATTGTTTATTATAATTTTAATATTGGTAGGTCTTGCGCTGACCACCGAAGGCGCCGGAAGAGCGATTAGGTTTCTTTTTCGCCCTAACTTCTCAGAATTATCAGGCGCAGGATTTTTAGAAGCTTTAGGTCATGCATTTTTCTCTTTAAGCTTAGGAATGGGCGCAATGATTACATACGGCTCATATATGGATAAGAAAAGCTCTATTCCGAAAGCCGCTCTTATTGTAACCGGACTTGACACGATGATAGCTATACTTGCTTGTTTAATGATATTTCCTATCATAATGACTTTTGATCTGGTACCGACGAAAAGCGCCGGAATATTATTTACTACCCTACCAGTTGTCTTTATGAAGTTGCCGGGTGGTAATATATTTTCGATTTTATTTTTCACACTTGTTGCATTCGCTGCGCTCACATCCGCGATTTCACTATTAGAAGTAGTTGCATCGTATCTTATTGACCAGTTAAGATGGACACGGAAAAAGGCAACAATAATCACCGGCTCTGCAATCTTTACATTTGGTATATTTTCCGCCTTGTCAAACGGTGCGGTGGGGTGGCTTTCAAACTTCAATATAATCGGCAGAGAAAATACAGCTGGATTTTTCAACACGTTTGATTATCTCGCATCTAATTTCTTATTGCCGATAGGTGGATTTTTCATAGCAGTGTTTACCGGATGGATATTATCCAAGACTATTAAAAAAGAAGAATTCGGGCTCCAGTCGAGCAGGTTCTTCAGTTATCCGCTATGGGATAAAGCTATTAAATACTTAGCTCCGCTGGCAGTTGGTTCCATAATAATTGCAGTTTTACTTGGCAAAGAATTTCAATAA
- the gcvPB gene encoding aminomethyl-transferring glycine dehydrogenase subunit GcvPB — protein sequence MEKLLNEISVPGRIGYSLPGLDIEERHLNDLIPDKYLSDTKPSLPEVSEPEVARHFINISVTNHHIDKGFYPLGSCTMKYNPKINEAVARLSGFANIHPHQPLSTVQSALQMLYELEQMLCGFTGLDSFTLQPAAGSQGELTGIMMMRKYHTDNGNPRTKVLIPDSAHGTNPASVVISGYESMPVKSDDRGLVDVNDLKSKLDENVAGMMITNPNTLGLFEERILEISRMIHDVGALLYIDGANFNALISQMKPAEMGFDIIHLNLHKTFSTPHGGGGPGSGPVGVVSKLDKYLPIPKVQKNTESYTLSYDYPDSIGRIHGFYGNFGVLVRAFTYIKLMGVDGFKSASTNAIINANYLKSLVKDKYDIPFAQHCMHEFVASAEAQKKRGVKAGDIAKRLLDFGVHAPTVYFPLIVKEALMIEPTESESKATLEDFASILKQIDEEIDSDPQKVLDAPFDTPVRKLDEATAVRHLRLTWDAVE from the coding sequence TTGGAGAAACTGTTAAATGAAATAAGCGTTCCGGGAAGAATAGGTTATTCTCTTCCCGGGTTAGATATAGAAGAGAGACATTTGAATGATCTAATTCCGGACAAGTACTTATCAGACACAAAACCTTCTCTTCCTGAAGTTAGCGAACCTGAAGTAGCGCGGCATTTTATAAATATAAGTGTGACAAATCACCACATCGATAAAGGGTTTTATCCACTTGGATCATGCACGATGAAGTATAATCCGAAGATAAATGAAGCGGTGGCAAGGTTATCTGGTTTTGCAAATATTCATCCTCATCAGCCTTTGTCCACTGTTCAGAGCGCGCTTCAAATGCTTTACGAACTCGAACAGATGTTATGTGGTTTTACAGGATTGGACTCGTTTACTCTTCAGCCCGCAGCCGGATCACAAGGCGAACTGACCGGAATAATGATGATGAGAAAATATCATACGGATAATGGAAATCCGAGAACAAAGGTATTAATACCTGATTCTGCGCATGGCACAAATCCGGCAAGCGTTGTAATTAGCGGATATGAATCTATGCCAGTAAAATCGGACGATAGGGGGCTTGTTGATGTAAATGATTTGAAATCCAAGCTTGATGAGAATGTAGCGGGGATGATGATTACTAATCCAAATACGCTTGGTTTGTTTGAAGAACGGATTCTTGAAATTTCAAGGATGATTCACGATGTCGGCGCTCTGCTTTATATTGATGGGGCAAATTTTAATGCGCTAATTTCTCAGATGAAACCTGCTGAAATGGGATTTGATATTATCCATCTTAATTTGCATAAAACTTTCAGTACTCCCCACGGCGGCGGCGGACCTGGTTCAGGTCCGGTGGGAGTAGTTTCAAAACTTGATAAGTACCTACCTATACCAAAGGTGCAAAAGAATACTGAAAGTTATACATTAAGTTATGATTATCCTGATAGCATTGGACGTATTCACGGATTTTATGGGAATTTCGGTGTTTTAGTCCGGGCTTTTACCTATATAAAGTTAATGGGTGTGGATGGATTCAAATCAGCGTCAACTAACGCAATTATCAATGCAAATTACTTAAAGTCACTTGTTAAAGACAAATATGATATTCCGTTTGCTCAGCATTGTATGCACGAATTTGTTGCAAGCGCTGAAGCTCAAAAGAAACGTGGAGTGAAAGCGGGAGATATAGCTAAAAGATTACTCGATTTCGGGGTACATGCGCCAACCGTGTATTTCCCACTGATAGTTAAAGAAGCATTGATGATAGAACCCACTGAATCAGAATCAAAAGCAACGCTTGAAGATTTTGCTTCCATACTCAAACAGATTGATGAAGAGATAGACTCCGATCCCCAAAAAGTTTTAGATGCACCTTTCGATACACCTGTTAGAAAATTGGATGAGGCGACGGCAGTTCGTCATTTACGCTTAACCTGGGATGCTGTAGAATAA
- a CDS encoding diacylglycerol kinase family lipid kinase codes for MSIKLIVNPAAGKGSALKKSKKVIAELNRRDVKFDVEYTNYPRHGVSIAKEASKSFEKVIALGGDGTVNEVGEGVVGTEAILGLIPLGSGNDFAKMLNISSNIHESIDTIINGKVRNIDVIRVNDRISLNTAGVGFNGVVSDVTGKVKFLRGLPLYIYSVVKTAIRYKAIPLKITVDDKVVEDIIFMVSVCNSKSEGGGFIVAPDAEIDDGILDVTIMRDASLFKLLLNIRSAMNGNLNKLDEVDTIRGENITIESDFPMPLHVDGEVVSNSSGKISASILKAALKVLSN; via the coding sequence ATGAGTATCAAGTTAATTGTTAACCCGGCTGCGGGAAAGGGTTCGGCGTTAAAGAAAAGTAAAAAGGTAATAGCGGAGCTAAATCGCCGAGATGTTAAATTTGACGTCGAATATACCAACTATCCGCGCCACGGTGTCAGCATCGCAAAAGAGGCATCAAAATCATTCGAAAAAGTGATAGCGCTTGGAGGTGACGGGACAGTGAACGAAGTAGGAGAGGGCGTCGTAGGAACTGAAGCTATTTTAGGTCTGATACCGTTAGGTTCGGGAAATGATTTTGCAAAAATGCTGAATATTTCTTCTAATATACACGAATCAATTGATACAATTATAAATGGCAAAGTTCGTAATATTGACGTTATACGAGTAAACGACCGAATTAGTTTAAATACAGCAGGGGTAGGTTTCAACGGGGTGGTAAGCGATGTGACCGGAAAGGTCAAATTCCTTAGAGGACTACCGTTATATATTTACAGTGTTGTAAAAACCGCCATTCGTTATAAAGCCATTCCCTTAAAAATAACTGTTGATGATAAGGTAGTTGAAGATATTATATTCATGGTGTCAGTATGCAATTCGAAAAGTGAAGGCGGCGGCTTTATTGTAGCGCCTGATGCGGAAATTGACGATGGAATATTGGATGTTACTATCATGCGCGACGCTTCTTTGTTTAAGTTGCTGCTGAACATTAGGAGTGCAATGAATGGTAATCTAAATAAATTGGATGAAGTTGATACTATTCGAGGTGAAAATATAACAATAGAAAGTGATTTTCCTATGCCATTGCATGTGGATGGCGAGGTTGTATCAAACTCCTCCGGTAAAATTTCTGCTTCAATACTTAAAGCAGCGCTTAAAGTCCTATCCAATTGA